The Syngnathus typhle isolate RoL2023-S1 ecotype Sweden linkage group LG6, RoL_Styp_1.0, whole genome shotgun sequence genome has a window encoding:
- the tp53i13 gene encoding tumor protein p53-inducible protein 13: MTMPNHTVSVLAALWFCFGRHVFCDYLRPDCDNGKLLVERDLPADAIYWSCPAPAAWLNSTQRFSSVTTVYDLELPRPVCINEPISYHHSIPNSGAFRPVGVQSGEYLYCPPQRWLNNLHQGAAILLYHPCAAFSERPLVSILARSCLLDYIITPHPQLNKSMPVALVSWGRTLELSTAASSDVCHWLQSTTTSSSHISGNYNFLLTRATEQHEHTRREGRHAKTKETVRQCCEQIISSWIKGGIEAEKGPTPRTRNRQGQSRQERAAIPPNDDIKTNGTSQVSHVLTYLKNSDTHEARIHSPVDATLTNLSDPRKTESQNQDLSSRSATQLRSKVSGTIQKKMVLLKVPETDRRRPAAKHSSTAEGQALENEVVDLKARELAQESDTKGQDESAPPKHTHPGRGTDTDNCDTCAAGQQCDCVKDSEGRATLVSGGLARTRRSNDAVWAAGALGFLLVLLTLSILHTRLYRHWRTMPSLYWHDPQQDYDSVADVIQRRLQIAKRRRKRGRRQECALLPSSSSSEEYM, translated from the exons ATGACTATGCCGAACCACACGGTGTCCGTGCTGGCCGCACTGTGGTTCTGTTTTGGCCGACACGTCTTCTGCGACTATCTGAGGCCAGATTGTGATAATGGAAAG TTGCTTGTGGAAAGGGATCTACCTGCAGATGCCATCTACTGGAGCTGTCCTGCTCCCGCTGCTTGGTTAAACTCCACTCAG AGGTTCTCCAGTGTCACCACAGTGTATGATCTCGAG cttcCCAGGCCGGTTTGCATAAATGAGCCAATTTCTTACCACCACAGCATCCCCAATag CGGTGCGTTCAGGCCAGTCGGAGTACAGAGTGGAGAGTACTTGTACTGTCCTCCTCAACGGTGGCTTAATAACCTGCAT CAAGGAGCTGCCATATTGCTCTACCATCCCTGCGCAGCCTTCAGCGAGCGTCCGTTGGTGTCCATCCTTGCCCGCTCATGTCTCCTCGACTACATCATCACTCCTCACCCACAGCTCAACAAATCCATG CCTGTAGCCTTGGTGTCTTGGGGGAGAACGTTGGAACTTTCCACTGCGGCTTCTTCAGATGTTTGCCATTGGCTGCAGAGCACGACGACCTCGAGTAGTCACATCAGTGGCAACTACAACTTCCTGTTGACACGCGCTACAGAGCAACATGAACACACACGTCGAGAGGGACGTCATGCAAAGACCAAG GAGACTGTGAGGCAATGCTGTGAGCAGATAATCTCATCATGGATTAAAGGAGGGATCGAGGCCGAGAAAGGTCCCACCCCAAGGACCAGAAACAGGCAAGGGCAATCGAGGCAGGAAAGGGCTGCGATCCCACCTAATgatgacataaaaacaaatggaACATCTCAAGTGTCTCATGTTTTGACATACCTGAAAAACAGCGACACACATGAAGCACGGATACATTCTCCAGTGGATGCAACTCTTACAAATCTGTCTGATCCGAGGAAAACTGAATCTCAAAATCAGGATTTGTCATCCAGATCTGCAACACAGTTGAGGTCTAAGGTGTCAGGAACTATACAGAAGAAGATGGTACTCCTCAAGGTCCCCGAGACTGATAGACGTCGGCCTGCAGCTAAACACAGCTCCACTGCAGAAGGACAAGCACTGGAAAATGAAGTGGTAGATTTGAAAGCGAGAGAGTTGGCGCAGGAAAGTGACACAAAGGGGCAAGAtgagtcagcacctccaaaacACACTCACCCAGGGCGGGGGACTGACACCGACAACTGTGACACTTGCGCAGCAGGACAACAGTGTGACTGCGTCAAGGACTCCGAAGGCCGAGCCACGCTGGTGAGCGGCGGCTTGGCGAGGACCCGAAGGTCGAATGACGCGGTGTGGGCTGCGGGGGCTCTGGGCTTCCTGCTGGTTCTCCTCACACTGTCTATTTTGCACACGCGCCTCTACCGCCATTGGAGGACCATGCCCAGTCTGTACTGGCACGACCCACAGCAAGACTACGACAGCGTGGCAG ACGTTATTCAAAGAAGGCTGCAAATTGCAAAGAGGCGGCGGAAGAGAGGCCGAAGACAAGAGTGTGCTCTCCTGCCCAGCTCCTCGAGCTCGGAAGAGTACATGTAG